The Gallus gallus isolate bGalGal1 chromosome 3, bGalGal1.mat.broiler.GRCg7b, whole genome shotgun sequence genome window below encodes:
- the LOC100858869 gene encoding uncharacterized protein LOC100858869, with protein MSNSMASMKSEDVLFDLLEKHGARPSVSGVDWARQNWYNLQSVSDRIRVLQNEARTRAGKGKSFICAVLGAALKAAVEFREEKNSTETQTIQALQESVKVTQELVKSLQSQITSLEDQLEREKHNSVLLQTAFKELITCKDTGDTVAHSAPQEKVYPQGKLQEVKERLDKLEASPAHIRPLIKTEYTFDNSEDLDPQLNVKEIPFSATELATLKKDFSRSPKESETEYVWRVSLTGGDQILLTEKEAEGYWGPGVFLTTGNNRAPWSLTQRAAYWAGGLNPLERGDPLAITGTIDQLVENVQKAACLQMMYDRKLQLHHESPMMLPVNPERLTPLIRGLPESLKPIGIQLQGKIQAMSQGERTWAALEGSVTPNHQSGSKVWTWGEVAQELINYGRKYGPVVSTSSKFEPRGVRLAVANLTSRPPSPKLNETKKVSSPVKTGTRCIDHKRNGLWTLGWRKGIPRDLMNGLPTVRLEKLVNCWPEQKLKGS; from the coding sequence atgagcaacagtatggccagtatgaaaagtgaagatgtattatttgatcttttagaaaagcatggtGCTCGGCCTTCTGTATCAGGGGTGGATTGGGCACGACAGAACTGGTATAATTTGCAAAGTGTTTCAGACCGTATTCGTGTTTTACAAAATGAGGCTCGTACTCGGGCCggaaaagggaaatcttttatttgtgcagtactcggtgctgctttaaaagcagctgtggagttCCGAGAGGAAAAGAACTCTACGGAAACCCAGACTATTCAAGCATTACAGGAATCGGTTAAAGTGACGCAAGAATTGgtaaaatctctgcaaagccaAATAACGAGTCTTGAGGAtcaattagaaagagaaaaacataattcgGTTCTgttgcaaacagcttttaaggagCTGATAACGTGTAAGGACACCGGTGACACTGTTGCTCACAGTGCACCTCAAGAAAAAGTTTATCCTCAAGGGAAATTACAAGAGGTGAAGGAAAGGCTAGATAAATTAGAGGCCTCTCCAGCACACATTCGTCCTTtgataaaaactgaatataCTTTCGATAACAGTGAGGATCTAGATCCTCAATTGAATGTTAAGGAAATTCCCTTTTCGGCCACTGAACTGGCCAcactgaaaaaggatttcagccGCTCCCCAAAGGAGTCTGAAACAGAATACGTCTGGAGAGTTAGTCTCACTGGCGGAGACCAGATCCTactaacagagaaagaagctgaaggttaTTGGGGACCAGGAGTATTTTTAACCACTGGCAATAATCGTGCTCCCTGGTCCTTAACACAGAGGGCTGCCTATTGGGCAGGGGGTCTCAACCCTTTAGAAAGGGGGGACCCTCTTGCTATTACCGGAACAATCGACCAGTTAGTGGAGaatgttcagaaagctgcttgtCTCCAAATGATGTATGATAGAAAGTTGCAGCTACATCATGAATCACCCATGATGTTACCTGTTAATCCGGAGAGACTGACACCTCTAATCAGGGGACTTCCTGAATCGTTAAAACCTATAGGTATACAACTCCAAGGAAAGATACAAGCCATGTCTCAGGGAGAGAGAACCTGGGCAGCGTTGGAGGGATCTGTAACTCCTAACCACCAGTCAGGATCTAAAGTGTGGACTTGGggagaggttgcccaagaatTAATTAACTACGGAAGAAAATATGGGCCGGTGGTTTCTACCTCCAGTAAATTTGAGCCAAGAGGAGTAAGGCTTGCAGTAGCCAACCTTACCTCCAGGCCACCTAGCCCAAAACTTAATGAAACCAAAAAGGTTTCATCCCCAGTAAAAACGGGGACACGATGCATTGATCATAAACGCAATGGACTTTGGACTCTGGGCTGGAGAAAGGGTATTCCACGAGATTTGATGAATGGATTACCCACAGTCAGATTAGAGAAATTAGTTAACTGCtggccagaacaaaagctcaagGGGAGCTGA